A single Pseudomonas brassicacearum DNA region contains:
- a CDS encoding ABC transporter ATP-binding protein codes for MNAVDIEGVSQRYGSMTVLRDLTLSLGEGEVLGLFGHNGAGKTTVMKLILGLLKASAGQVHVLGCRPAQAEVRRQLGYLPENVTFYPQLSGRETLRYFARLKGAALRQVDELLEQVGLADAADRRVKTYSKGMRQRLGLAQAVLGEPRLLLLDEPTVGLDPIATQELYLLIDRLRQRGASIILCSHVLAGVEAHINRAAILANGCLRAIGSLASLREEADLPARIRVSGLAQREQWLQRWKAAGHIASAMEDNGVEVMAVNGHKVDLLRQLFHEDPPQDIDIQQPSLEDLYGYYMSHASVATEGTHS; via the coding sequence ATGAACGCAGTGGACATTGAAGGGGTCAGCCAGCGCTACGGCAGCATGACCGTGTTGCGGGACTTGACCCTGAGCCTGGGTGAGGGGGAGGTGCTGGGTTTGTTCGGCCACAATGGAGCGGGCAAGACTACGGTGATGAAGCTGATCCTGGGACTGCTCAAGGCCAGTGCCGGTCAGGTGCATGTACTCGGTTGCCGACCCGCACAAGCCGAGGTGCGTCGCCAACTGGGGTACCTGCCGGAAAACGTGACGTTCTACCCGCAACTCAGTGGTCGCGAGACCCTGCGCTATTTCGCCCGCCTCAAGGGCGCCGCGTTGAGACAAGTGGACGAGCTACTGGAGCAGGTCGGTCTCGCCGACGCCGCAGACCGTCGGGTGAAAACCTACTCCAAAGGCATGCGCCAGCGTCTGGGGTTGGCCCAGGCGGTTCTCGGTGAACCTCGCCTGTTGCTGTTGGACGAACCCACGGTGGGTCTTGACCCTATCGCCACCCAAGAACTTTACCTGTTGATCGACCGTCTGCGTCAGCGGGGCGCCAGCATCATCCTCTGTTCCCATGTGTTGGCGGGGGTCGAAGCGCATATCAATCGTGCGGCCATCCTGGCCAATGGCTGCTTGCGGGCGATCGGCAGTCTGGCCAGCCTGCGTGAGGAGGCTGACTTGCCGGCGCGTATTCGCGTCAGTGGGTTAGCCCAACGCGAGCAGTGGCTGCAGCGGTGGAAGGCCGCTGGACACATCGCTAGCGCGATGGAGGACAACGGAGTCGAGGTGATGGCGGTCAACGGTCACAAAGTCGATCTGCTGCGCCAGTTGTTTCACGAGGACCCACCGCAGGATATCGACATCCAACAACCGTCCCTTGAGGACCTTTACGGCTATTACATGAGTCATGCAAGCGTCGCCACAGAAGGCACTCATTCATGA
- a CDS encoding ABC transporter permease: MTQIWSIAAKEFSDGLRNRWLLAISLLFAVLAVGIAWLGAAASGQVGFTSIPATIASLASLATFLMPLIALLLAYDAIVGEEEGGTLMLLLTYPLGRGQILLGKFVGHGLILALATLIGFGCAAVAIALLVDDVELGLLLWAFGRFMVSSTLLGWVFLALAYVLSSKASEKSSAAGMALGVWFLFVLVFDLALLALLVLSKGRFNPDLLPWLLLLNPTDIYRLINLSGFEGSGNAIGLMALSSDLPVSASLLWLCLLLWVGALLLLAYWMFRRRLT, translated from the coding sequence ATGACGCAGATTTGGAGTATCGCCGCCAAGGAGTTCAGCGACGGCCTGCGTAACCGCTGGCTGCTGGCAATCAGTCTGTTGTTCGCCGTTCTGGCAGTGGGGATCGCCTGGCTTGGGGCGGCGGCATCCGGGCAAGTGGGTTTCACCTCGATTCCGGCAACCATTGCCAGCCTCGCCAGCCTGGCGACATTCCTGATGCCACTGATTGCGCTACTGCTGGCCTACGATGCCATTGTCGGGGAGGAGGAGGGCGGCACGCTGATGTTACTGCTGACCTACCCGCTGGGTCGTGGCCAAATCCTGTTGGGCAAGTTTGTCGGTCATGGCCTGATTCTGGCCTTGGCCACGTTGATTGGATTTGGTTGCGCCGCCGTGGCCATCGCCTTGCTGGTCGACGACGTTGAATTGGGGCTGCTGCTCTGGGCGTTCGGTCGCTTCATGGTGTCTTCCACGCTGCTGGGTTGGGTCTTCCTGGCGCTGGCTTATGTCTTGAGCAGCAAGGCCAGCGAGAAATCCAGCGCCGCCGGGATGGCGTTGGGCGTGTGGTTTCTCTTCGTATTGGTATTCGACCTGGCGCTGTTGGCGTTGCTGGTGCTCAGCAAGGGCCGGTTCAACCCGGACCTCTTACCGTGGCTACTGCTGCTCAACCCCACCGATATCTATCGCCTGATCAATCTCTCTGGTTTCGAGGGCAGCGGTAATGCCATCGGCCTCATGGCATTGAGCAGTGATTTACCGGTGTCGGCTTCGCTGCTCTGGCTCTGCCTGCTGCTCTGGGTCGGCGCTTTGCTGTTGTTGGCTTATTGGATGTTTCGCCGTCGGCTGACTTGA
- a CDS encoding nitrous oxide reductase accessory protein NosL: MNALYLIGARALVVFICLGLAACNDRAEEKQTLAPVAFHQSDECHVCGMVIADFPGPKGEVVAKGTVKRFCSTAEMLGWWLQPENHVTEAKLYVHDMGKSAWEKPDDHYLIDATKAYYVIGTRLKGSMGVVLASFSEEAAARKLASEQGGRVLRFEDIDLTLLQQSSTM, encoded by the coding sequence ATGAACGCTCTGTACCTGATCGGAGCCCGTGCTCTGGTCGTCTTTATCTGTTTGGGGTTGGCGGCTTGTAATGATCGCGCAGAAGAAAAGCAAACCCTTGCGCCGGTGGCTTTCCATCAGAGCGACGAGTGTCATGTCTGCGGCATGGTGATCGCCGATTTCCCGGGCCCCAAGGGCGAGGTCGTGGCAAAAGGCACGGTCAAGAGGTTCTGCTCCACCGCAGAAATGCTCGGGTGGTGGCTTCAGCCAGAGAATCACGTCACTGAGGCCAAACTGTATGTGCACGACATGGGTAAAAGTGCTTGGGAGAAACCCGACGACCATTATTTGATCGATGCTACCAAGGCCTATTATGTCATCGGGACCCGACTCAAAGGTTCCATGGGCGTGGTCCTGGCATCATTTTCCGAGGAGGCCGCCGCGCGCAAGCTGGCCAGCGAGCAGGGCGGCAGAGTTCTGCGGTTTGAGGACATCGATCTGACGCTTTTGCAACAATCGTCCACGATGTGA
- a CDS encoding c-type cytochrome has product MKSIFIPLLALGAALTLQTAQAVDGEALFKSKPCVGCHMVDARMVGPSYKEVAAKYAGQADASATLVKSIKEGSTGKWGPIAMPANQVTDEEAKTLADWILALK; this is encoded by the coding sequence ATGAAAAGTATTTTTATTCCCCTGCTGGCCTTGGGTGCTGCCCTGACCTTGCAGACGGCTCAAGCCGTTGATGGCGAAGCGCTCTTCAAGAGTAAGCCGTGCGTGGGCTGCCACATGGTCGATGCCCGAATGGTCGGTCCAAGTTACAAGGAAGTAGCCGCTAAATATGCCGGGCAAGCTGACGCGTCGGCGACCTTGGTTAAAAGCATCAAGGAAGGCAGCACGGGTAAATGGGGTCCCATTGCAATGCCAGCCAACCAGGTGACCGATGAAGAGGCGAAGACCTTGGCTGACTGGATCCTGGCGTTGAAGTAA